The Poecile atricapillus isolate bPoeAtr1 chromosome 36, bPoeAtr1.hap1, whole genome shotgun sequence sequence ctaaaaattaaaacaaagaaaacatccaAAATGAAACCAACTAGAAGAATCAAGAATGACTTTTATTACAAGTGATTTGCAGAAATTGGCCAGCagtttaatgtttctgaaaccaTCCAGTCATCAGtctccacactgcagccttgagctcctggttcctcaggctatagatgagggggttcagggctggaggcaccaccgagtacagaactgacactgccagatccagggatggggaggagatggaggggggCTTCAAGTAAGCAAATATGGCAGTGCTGAGGAACAGGGAGAGCACAGCCAGGTGAGGGACgcaggtggaaaaggctttgtgccgtccctgctcagagaggatcctcagcacagccctgaagatctgcacataggagaaaacaatgaacacaaaacagctAAAAGTTAAACACACACCAACAGCAAGAAGCCAAATTTCCCTGAGATAAAATTTGGAGCAGGTGAGCTTGAGAATCTGGGGCACCTCACAGAAGAATTGGCCCAGGGCATTGCCATGGCAGAGAGGCCAGAAAAATGTATTGGCTGTGTGCATGAGAGCACTGAGaaagccactggcccaggcagctgctgtcatgtgggcacaagctctgctgcccaggagggtcccgtagtgcaggggtttgcagatggacacgTAGCGGTTGTAGCACATGATGGTCAGCAGGGAATACTCTGCTGAGATGAAAAAGACAAGAATAAATACTTGTGCCGCACATCCTGTGTAGGAGATGTctctggtgtcccagagggaattgtgcatggctttgggcacagtggtgcagatggaggccaggtcagtgagggccaggttgagcaggaagaagaacatggggctgtgcaggtggtggctgcaggctacGGCGCTGATGATGAGGCCgttgcccaggagggcagccagggagatgcccaggaagaggcagaagtgcaggagctgcagctgccgcgtgtctgccaatgccagcaggaggaagtggctgatggagctgctgttggacatttgctgtggctgcacatggGAACCTGTTCATGAGGAAAAAGACAGTGAAGACTTACAGGAGAAATCAAAACCATTTCTCATGCACCTTCCTCTGCAACAcagagtttttctttttaagctccccccccccccccccccatgtcTTTCCTGCTATTTTTGGATATCAGAAACTCACAGCATTTCTGCTGCCCTCTGGTAGAACAGAGTTAGTTCCCTGAGGCAAGCTGATGAgtggagactgaggggagatgATCTGTCACTTCATTCTGTTTGGAGTTTCTCTGGGCTTTCACTTTCCTCAAATGAAGGATGTTTACTCTCCCATGTTTTCCTTAAAGATCATCAGGTATTGCTGAGAGCAGATGGAT is a genomic window containing:
- the LOC131590992 gene encoding olfactory receptor 14J1-like; the protein is MFFFLLNLALTDLASICTTVPKAMHNSLWDTRDISYTGCAAQVFILVFFISAEYSLLTIMCYNRYVSICKPLHYGTLLGSRACAHMTAAAWASGFLSALMHTANTFFWPLCHGNALGQFFCEVPQILKLTCSKFYLREIWLLAVGVCLTFSCFVFIVFSYVQIFRAVLRILSEQGRHKAFSTCVPHLAVLSLFLSTAIFAYLKPPSISSPSLDLAVSVLYSVVPPALNPLIYSLRNQELKAAVWRLMTGWFQKH